AACTATGGTTAGTAAAAATAAAACGGATAaattttgttaggacatatgtaaatcatgttaggaacatatatcatctagaattgactaatcctttgacaaaacgcattttactcgtaattgggtagatctaggatgtgtataatacttcaagaaataatagttcaagtccaagtgttaaactcatgcaaatctgtccaagaaacaagtgaagaagtgttggattttaaaactcgatagctagctcgacaaatagcatttatcgaggtttaaaagggagTGTCAACTCAATACTCAACAACTGCTTGATGAATAACCTATCTttcaagatttatgaaaatcagttttttagatctgatttcacaccaatgtgtgtatatatgtttaggctttttttttctcacaaccttaaacatatataaagattattttaagggccgtcacagaAGATACAAGTGAGTGAAACTCGATGCAAATGTTTTTTCACAAGCATATCGTGACTggagacatatgccctagttcatctttcttttaaagaagctactgcatttgtatagcgtagggttttgtaacaatgagtttcatgatcttcatcatgttgatcaactgaaaaactttgctgtaacgacccaaggaaaaacgctagtcacatctgcgctatacctcaaaatgactagtcacaattgagactCTTTATAGTTGTTAGTAAAGCCCAGACCTATCTAATAAATAcctgatgtgggactcatcacacacccacacatatcacacaatcaatcaaattgcggcatcacaatctccctcacttaaatccctaacgtcctcgttagggcccactttgtaGAGTAATGTCTTCGAGCCCACACGGGGTTACCGggccggctctgataccatatgtaacgacccaaggaaaagtgCTAGTCACATCtacgctatacctcaaaagaacTAGTCCCAATTGAGACTCcatgtagttgttaataaaacccaaatctacctggtaaatacccgatgtgggacttatcacacacccacacatatcacacaatcaatcaaattgcggcatcacaatctcccccacttaaatccctaacgtcctcgttagggccTAGTTTGTAGAGTAGTGTCTCTGAGCCCACACAAGGTTACTGGGCCGGctttgataccatatgtaacaacccaaggaaaagcgctagtcacatctgcgctatacctcaaaagaacTAGTCATAATTGAGACtctttgtagttgttaataaaactcagatctacccagtaaatacccgatgtgggactcatcacacacccacacacatcacacaatcaattaaattggggcatcacaatctcccccacttaaatccctaacgtccttgttagggcccactttgtggggtagtgtctctGAGCCCACATAGGGTTACCGAGCCGGCTCTGATATCATATGTAATGACTCAAGGAAAAACgatagccacatctgcgctatatctcaaaaggactagtcacaattgaggctccttgcagTTATTAATAAAGCCCTGTTCAACCTAGTAAATACCtaatgtgggactcatcacacacccacacacatcacacaatcaatcaaattggggcatcacaatctccctcACTTAAATCTCTAACATCCTCGTTAGGACCCACTCTGCGGCGTAGTGTCTCTGAGCCCACACAGGGTTACCGAGCCAGCACtaataccatatgtaacgacccaaggaaaaacGCTAGTCACATCTGCACTATatctcaaaaggactagtcacaattgaggttTCTTGCAGTTGTTAATTATGCCCAATTCAACCTAGTAAATACCaaatgtgggactcatcacacacccacacacatcacacaattaattaaattggtGCATCataatctcccccacttaaatccctaatgTCCTTGTTAGAACTTACTTTGTGGAGTGGTGTCTCCGAGCCCACACGGGTTTATCGGGCTgtctctgataccatatgtaaggAAAAGCACTAgtcacatctgcgctataccttaATAGGACTTATCTCAATTGAGGCTCCttataattgttaataaaacctaaatctacccagtaaatacccgatgtgtgactcatcacacacccacacgcATCACACAATTAATCAAATTGTGGCATCACAATCTctcccacttaaatccctaacgtcctcgttagggcccactttgtggggtagtgtctctGAGCCCACACAGGGTTACCGagccggctctgataccatatggtaacaacccaaggaaaagcgctagccacatctacTCTGTATCTCAAatggactagtcacaattgaggcccttgcagttgttaataaagcccagttcaacctagtaaatacccaatgtgggactcatcacacacccacacacatcacacaattaattaaatttgagcatcacaatctcccccacttaaatccctaatgTCCTCGTTAGGACCCACTTTGTGGAGTAGTGTCTCCAAGCCCACACGAGGTTATCGggccggctctgataccatatgtaaggAAAAGTGCTAGCCATATCTGtactatacctcaaaaggactagtcacaattgagactttttgtagttgttaataaagcccagatctGCTTAGTAAATACTCAATGTGGGAGTCATCACACAcctacacacatcacacaatcaatcaaattgcggcatcacaatctcccccacttaaatccctaacgtcctcgttaTGGCCCATTTTGTGGGGTAGTGCCTCTAAGCCCACACAGGGTTGCCAAGCCGGCTTTGATACCGTATGATAACAACCTAAGGAAAAACACTAGCCACGTATGCGCTATATCTCAAAAGGACTAAtaacaattgaggctccttgcagttgttaataaagtctAGTTTAACCCAGTAAGTACccaatgtgggactcatcacacacccacacacatctcacaattaagtgggggagattgtgatgccaaaatccttcttaagttggtggcTAGTCACGGACTTGGATCtgtgcatcaattggttagtcatatACTAGGAGCAGTGCATTGAAAgtagagattgtcactacagaacaggtccaattgtgtattgaggTTCAACTGTACGTTGGTATTAGGTATTGGgatttcttttacttgtaaccgcttgttgtgataatagtggattctcgagagtagtgactttaaattcacccagtggggtttttgccttggaggttttttccattcgtaaacaaatcaccgtgttaactttattttccgctgtatattaacttagttggtaatttgtttgtgctaccacgcgtattccattttaattgaattaattaattaacttggctaatcaattgattaatttatcacaagggattaatacattcttggtctatcaaatttaaaataaaaatgaaaaatttatcaaGCACCAAAACACTTACAATAGTAAATATTTCCATaaccaattgaaaaaaattaataaataataataagtaaaattcatacttaaaattttaaaatatactttaattaaaaacttaaaataatgaattttaattacGAAATAGAGGATAATTTTTGATGCCCGCTATTAAGCAAAGGGCAGATTAGtacataacatttttaattttttttataaacatttttaatattaatttaacaaagttaAGTCAATCGAATGTCCAAAGGAtgagagtgtttttttttccttcaagattagagatttagggtgaattttttccttcaaattttggGTAAAGtgttattttctcaaatttcaagagagaaaattataattatatatctcaaattattatttgttatgtcagcccattttaattaaattctctctctctcaacatcTTCCACTcgtttataaaagaaaatcacTTCCTCTTCCAGCTCACTTCTATAGTTTTTATTCCTGTTTAATGAGGCCAACAGAATCAGCCCGTGAAATTAAAAGAATGGTCTATAAACTTCTAATGAAcaagtctttttattttttccttctcttgtATAATATTCGTGGAGACTAAAATTGCAGAAATTCACTTATTGCagcatttgaatttttctttgtagAATCAAAGACTCATAATCAATTGCCTGATTATTCAAAAGTTACATCCTCACCTTGCTCCATTGTTGAAAAGTCACATTCTGACATTTTAAACGTTTTGAAAACtctgattttcatttttcatgttagtgttttttttcttggctACTTCGTCAAAATAAACCAAATCAAACTACAGGGCAGCAAAGCCATAACAGATACACtgatcccaaaaaataaatagccATAAAATGGTCAAGGGGTGTTTTATAAAACGTGTTCATACAGTCTCAATTAAGGTTAGGCCATTTCACACTATGAAAAGACTTCTATTCTTCTAGCTAGTACCCAGTCAAGACTCAAGAGTCAAGAGGCGGCTTAGGTCCTAATTAATAGTGTGCATATTGTCAAACTAAGAAAAATTTAGCATGCATTTCAGCGTTCGGAAAAGTCTATATAGCATGGTACCCAGCTATATCTCTATCttaaatatacataattattGTTTGATTTCTATATAGGCCTTACTTAAAATTTATGACAAAGCTTTAACTAAGATTTATTTCCAATTACTTTTAAGCCCCTCAACTTCAATGTCCATAATGCAAAGAATGGAACTAATGAATAAGTCTTCTCAGACTATTCTGCAAAGCCGTTTATCATTACGCAAATTGCAGCATCCAGCATAACAGTGCACAATCTAACTTGAACTTGGACAAGTTCAAAGTTGAGGAAGCACATTGAGTTTGGACAATCCTTTTACCAGTCAACACTCAAGAGGCGGCTTATGTCCAAATTAATAGTGTGCATGTTGTCAAGCTAAGAAAAATTTAGCATGCATTTCAGCGTTTGGAAAAGTCTATAGCATGGTACCCAGCTATATCCCTATCttaaatatacataattatttgtttgatttctaAGTAGggtttacttaaaatttatgacaaagctttaactaaaatttattttcaattacttTTAAGCCCCTCAACTTCAATGTCCATAATGCAAAGAACTGGGTTGCACCGACATGCCATTTTTGGCATCGTGTCGGTGTTCGACATGTATCGAACACCGAAACCGGTACGATTCGCTGGACTCCGGTGTCCAAgtagtctctttttttttttttttcccgctTCTCTGACACGACGCCGACACGGCTCCGACGCGGCGCCGACAAGCaagcagtgaaaaaaaaaaagaaaaaaagagaagaaaatcacAGATTCTCAAGTCAGACCGAAATAACAAGTTAGACCGAAACCCACATCTCAGATTCTCAATTTTTCActtctcaacccacccaccctcCCTCTGACCTCTGCTCGCTGCCGTTGCCCTCTGTCCATCACCGGAGCTAGATCAGGCCGATCGACGAGCTCCATAAATGTCACCGCCATGCCCTGTCCCTtcggatctctctctctctctctcagcatGGACGTCAAGTCCGACCTCTTTTCTTTAAGCTTCtctctgtttgtttgttttttttttttttttttattttatagatatttGGCCATTTGGTAACGTTTGGGTCATTGGGTGAATGGGTTACTTATAAATACTTAAcaaagtgctttttttttttttttaaatcccacTCTCACTGTCATTGTGTGAGAGTGGGATATAATGTAACGTTTATGTTGTTACTGTCATTATGTGCCAAATATAATGTTGTTAATCGTTACTgccatataatataatattgttatttctatagttttattaatttattaaagttaaacttaaatattgtagatgattttactaaaatgaatactgaaagtataaattgaaaatgaatattGTAGCTTTTGAATGTAGCCTATTTAAACTTTTAgtttgtactctaaacattttatgtgtattattgtactactttgagtgttagtttacttatttgtaatttttacataatttaaattctagacataaacgtattttatgtctaaaaatatttaaaaatatgcttaaatataaaatttaattaattatttaattgtcgTGTCCACGCCGTGTCGtgtctttgttttttaaaaattaccaTATTGCCGTATCAGTGTCCATGTCTGTGCATCATAGGCAAAGAATGGAACTAATGAATAAGTCTTCTCAGACTATTCTGCAAAGCCGTTTTTCATtaagcaaatatcaatatcCAGCATAACAGTGCACAATCTAACTTGAACTTGGACAAGTTCAAAGTTGAGGAAACACATTGAGTTTGGACAATCCTTTTACCAATTTATAACCTGAAAAGTAAATAAGGAAGCTGACAGTAACTTTCCCTATATAACATGAAGCTAGCAACTACTTAAAAATAGTCTCGCGTCTCATATTTTATACACTGTTTTAACTTCCTTTATACTTCGAAAACTGCCAGTGCATTTCCTACCTAGTATGGATCTCATCAACCTTAGAACTCTTTCTTTCTATCACTGGCTCTTTGTTTGTTACTTGCTATTCCATCTTCCTTTAAATCATGCTCTATCATTCAAGTTCCCTGATTTTAAACAAGATGGCAGGTTAAAATTAAATGGTACTGCCTCCATCCAGAATGGAATTCTTGCACTCACAAGTTACTCCACTAACAATACCGCAGCGGGCCGAGCTACATATTTTGAAGATATGCAGCTTTTCGATCCGATTACAGGTAAATCCACAGACTTCACTACTCATTTTTCATTCGAAATATCAACAATTACTTCACCAGGCCAAGATGGGCTTACATTTTTCCTTGCACCAAATGGTTCTCATCTTCCAAATGATGCTGAAGGAGGATGCCTTGCAATTAGCAAATGTAATGATTTCACTATACACAGAAAAGAATTAGTTGCTGTTGAGTTTGACACCTATAATAATACATGGGATGAAACTGATAGTGAACATGTTGGTATCAACATTAACTCCATCAAGTCAGCTGTAAGCACGGATTTGAGCCGAAGTATGAAAAATGCATCTAGAATTGATGTAAGGATCAGttatgattctaaaaaaaacaatttgagtGTATCATGGACTTTCCCTGACAGCCCATTTCTTGGTGGGAATGCTAATCTTTCACACACTATTAATCTAACGGCATTTCTGCCTGAATGGGTATCCATTGGCTTTTCAGCTGGATCTGCTTTCTATTTTGAGATGCATGACATTCTTTCATGGgagtttgaaacaaatttttcaTCAGAAGGTTCCCGAAGAGGATTAATAATTGGTAGTGTAATTGGTGGATTTTTTTCAGCTTGTGGGATagttttaattttggtatttgttTGGAGGAGGAGCAGAGAAAAAGCGAAGGACGGTGTAAATAATGGTGACTCTTCCATGGAACGTGAAATCGAACATGGTACGGGACCTAAGAGGTTTTCTTATGATGAACTAGTTCGGGCCACAAGCAACTTTGCTGAAGATGGCAAACTTGGGGAAGgagggtttggaggggtttatAAATGCTTTTTGAGTGATCTGCATGAATTTGTTGCAGTTAAAAAGGTTTCTAAACGCTCcaatcaaggaaaaaaagaatacatatcAGAGGTAAAAATCATAAGTAGGCTGACACATAAAAATCTGGTACAATTAATTGGTTGGTGCCATGAATTTGGTGATCTCCTTCTTGTCTATGAGTTCATGCCTCATGGTAGCCTTGATTTT
This portion of the Castanea sativa cultivar Marrone di Chiusa Pesio chromosome 7, ASM4071231v1 genome encodes:
- the LOC142644755 gene encoding L-type lectin-domain containing receptor kinase IX.1-like isoform X1, with translation MDLINLRTLSFYHWLFVCYLLFHLPLNHALSFKFPDFKQDGRLKLNGTASIQNGILALTSYSTNNTAAGRATYFEDMQLFDPITGKSTDFTTHFSFEISTITSPGQDGLTFFLAPNGSHLPNDAEGGCLAISKCNDFTIHRKELVAVEFDTYNNTWDETDSEHVGININSIKSAVSTDLSRSMKNASRIDVRISYDSKKNNLSVSWTFPDSPFLGGNANLSHTINLTAFLPEWVSIGFSAGSAFYFEMHDILSWEFETNFSSEGSRRGLIIGSVIGGFFSACGIVLILVFVWRRSREKAKDGVNNGDSSMEREIEHGTGPKRFSYDELVRATSNFAEDGKLGEGGFGGVYKCFLSDLHEFVAVKKVSKRSNQGKKEYISEVKIISRLTHKNLVQLIGWCHEFGDLLLVYEFMPHGSLDFHLFGDRTMLDWATRYKITLNLASALLYLHEDSGQYVVHRDIKSSNIMLDSDFNAKLGDFGLARLMDEKLGIKTTGLAGTFGYMAPEYISTRKATKGSDVFSFGVVALEIACGKRSTEPEFEGPHVPLVALVWESYGNERPHDMANRRLSMEFDMKQMECLLITGLWCAHPDQSMRPSIREAIQVLNFEAPLPNLAKKMPVANYDVHVPAVPPASSIAAPLVSFSSINIGR
- the LOC142644755 gene encoding L-type lectin-domain containing receptor kinase IX.1-like isoform X2 gives rise to the protein MDLINLRTLSFYHWLFVCYLLFHLPLNHALSFKFPDFKQDGRLKLNGTASIQNGILALTSYSTNNTAAGRATYFEDMQLFDPITGGCLAISKCNDFTIHRKELVAVEFDTYNNTWDETDSEHVGININSIKSAVSTDLSRSMKNASRIDVRISYDSKKNNLSVSWTFPDSPFLGGNANLSHTINLTAFLPEWVSIGFSAGSAFYFEMHDILSWEFETNFSSEGSRRGLIIGSVIGGFFSACGIVLILVFVWRRSREKAKDGVNNGDSSMEREIEHGTGPKRFSYDELVRATSNFAEDGKLGEGGFGGVYKCFLSDLHEFVAVKKVSKRSNQGKKEYISEVKIISRLTHKNLVQLIGWCHEFGDLLLVYEFMPHGSLDFHLFGDRTMLDWATRYKITLNLASALLYLHEDSGQYVVHRDIKSSNIMLDSDFNAKLGDFGLARLMDEKLGIKTTGLAGTFGYMAPEYISTRKATKGSDVFSFGVVALEIACGKRSTEPEFEGPHVPLVALVWESYGNERPHDMANRRLSMEFDMKQMECLLITGLWCAHPDQSMRPSIREAIQVLNFEAPLPNLAKKMPVANYDVHVPAVPPASSIAAPLVSFSSINIGR